Proteins encoded by one window of Flagellimonas lutaonensis:
- the pfkA gene encoding 6-phosphofructokinase: protein MASEIKKIAVLTSGGDSPGMNAAIRSVVRTCAYMELECVAIYRGYQGMIEGDFKEMDARSVNNIINKGGTVLKSARCEEFRTKEGRQKAYEQLRKHNIDAFVVIGGNGSFTGALLFNKEFGFPVIGIPGTIDNDILGTSYTIGFDTAINTVVEAIDKIRDTASSHNRLFFVEVMGRDVGHIALNAGVGAGAEEILIPEQNLGLERLLDSLKRSKKSGKSSSIVIVAEGDKTGKNVFELKEYVEEHLPIYDVRVSVLGHIQRGGSPTCFDRVLASRMGVKAVEALRQGKSNYMVGIRDTKLVLVPIEEAISAHTAIDEELIRVSDIMTT from the coding sequence ATGGCTTCAGAAATCAAGAAAATAGCGGTATTGACCTCTGGGGGGGATTCTCCCGGAATGAATGCTGCCATTCGTTCGGTGGTGCGTACATGTGCCTACATGGAGTTGGAATGTGTGGCCATATACAGAGGATATCAAGGAATGATAGAGGGCGATTTCAAAGAGATGGACGCCCGTAGCGTCAACAATATCATCAATAAGGGCGGCACGGTCTTGAAATCGGCCCGCTGTGAAGAGTTCAGAACAAAAGAGGGAAGGCAAAAGGCTTACGAACAGCTCAGAAAGCACAACATCGATGCGTTTGTGGTAATCGGTGGCAATGGCAGTTTTACCGGTGCATTATTGTTCAATAAGGAATTTGGCTTTCCGGTAATCGGTATTCCGGGTACCATAGACAACGATATCTTGGGCACCTCGTATACCATAGGTTTTGATACGGCCATTAATACAGTGGTCGAGGCCATTGACAAGATTCGTGATACCGCCAGTTCGCACAACAGGCTGTTCTTTGTTGAGGTGATGGGCCGCGATGTGGGCCACATCGCTTTGAACGCAGGGGTTGGCGCCGGTGCCGAAGAAATATTGATTCCCGAGCAGAACCTGGGACTTGAGCGACTGCTCGATTCGTTGAAAAGAAGTAAGAAATCAGGTAAATCATCGAGCATCGTGATTGTGGCCGAGGGCGATAAAACTGGAAAAAACGTATTTGAGCTAAAAGAATATGTTGAAGAACACCTGCCCATTTACGATGTTAGGGTCTCTGTACTGGGCCATATACAAAGAGGTGGCTCACCAACCTGCTTTGACAGGGTATTGGCCAGTAGAATGGGCGTAAAGGCGGTAGAGGCCCTTAGACAGGGTAAATCGAACTATATGGTAGGTATACGCGATACTAAATTGGTACTCGTTCCGATTGAAGAGGCCATTAGCGCACATACCGCCATTGATGAGGAACTCATCAGGGTTTCCGATATAATGACAACATAG
- the gap gene encoding type I glyceraldehyde-3-phosphate dehydrogenase, protein MSTLKIGINGFGRIGRLVFRSTVKRDNVEVVAINDLLDVEHLAYLLKYDSVHGKFDGTVEVKDGHLVVNGKTVRITAERDPKNLKWDEVGAEIVAECTGIFTTLETAQYHIDGGAKKVVISAPSKDAPMFVMGVNHDKVKASDKIISNASCTTNCLAPLAKVLNDEFGIEEGLMTTVHATTATQLTVDGPSKKDYRGGRSAMINIIPASTGAAKAVTKVIPELEGKLTGMAFRVPTADVSVVDLTVRLEKETSYEEIKKAFKRASEGSLKGILGYTEEAVVSQDFVGDARTSIFDAGAGIELNSKFFKVVSWYDNEAGYSNKLVDLAEHVASL, encoded by the coding sequence ATGTCAACACTAAAAATAGGAATTAACGGATTTGGTAGGATTGGTAGATTGGTATTCAGGTCAACCGTGAAACGTGACAACGTAGAGGTGGTTGCCATCAACGATTTGTTGGATGTAGAGCACCTTGCATATCTATTGAAATACGATTCTGTACATGGCAAATTTGACGGTACCGTAGAGGTAAAAGACGGCCATTTGGTAGTAAACGGTAAAACAGTCCGTATCACAGCCGAAAGAGATCCCAAAAATTTAAAGTGGGATGAGGTCGGTGCCGAAATCGTCGCAGAATGCACCGGAATTTTTACCACCCTTGAAACGGCCCAGTACCACATTGATGGCGGAGCCAAGAAGGTCGTCATCTCAGCACCTTCAAAAGATGCCCCCATGTTTGTAATGGGTGTCAACCACGACAAGGTAAAGGCCAGCGACAAGATTATTTCCAATGCATCATGCACCACCAACTGCTTGGCGCCATTGGCCAAAGTGTTGAACGATGAGTTCGGTATCGAAGAAGGCTTGATGACCACGGTTCACGCCACCACGGCGACACAATTGACCGTCGACGGCCCATCTAAAAAAGATTATAGGGGAGGAAGAAGTGCCATGATCAATATCATTCCTGCTTCAACAGGCGCTGCAAAGGCGGTGACCAAGGTAATTCCTGAGCTGGAAGGAAAATTGACCGGAATGGCGTTCCGTGTGCCCACTGCAGACGTATCGGTGGTCGACTTGACCGTACGACTTGAAAAGGAAACCTCCTATGAAGAGATCAAGAAAGCATTCAAGAGGGCATCAGAAGGCAGCTTGAAAGGTATTTTGGGCTACACTGAAGAAGCGGTGGTCTCCCAAGACTTTGTGGGTGATGCCCGTACGAGTATTTTTGATGCCGGTGCCGGAATCGAATTGAATTCCAAGTTTTTCAAGGTGGTATCATGGTACGACAATGAGGCCGGTTATTCGAACAAGCTGGTCGATTTGGCCGAACACGTAGCCAGTCTGTAA